In one Fodinicola acaciae genomic region, the following are encoded:
- a CDS encoding TetR/AcrR family transcriptional regulator: MTGPVVREPRQDRSRLTRQRLLEAAVDCLAERGFAGSTVAVVAERAGVSRGAAQHHFPTREELFLAAVRYVGAVRMAEIRHRAVSLPQDVPRTEAIMDLIVELYTGPLFRAALHLWVAAAAEPQMRVAIVALESELGRESHRAMVELLGVDEETPGVRETVQATLDLARGLGLANLLTDDSARRAPIVRQWARTLDATVRS; the protein is encoded by the coding sequence ATGACCGGTCCGGTCGTACGCGAACCGCGGCAGGACCGCAGCCGGCTCACCCGGCAGCGGCTGCTGGAGGCGGCGGTCGACTGCCTGGCCGAGCGCGGCTTCGCCGGCAGCACGGTCGCGGTGGTGGCCGAGCGGGCCGGTGTCTCACGCGGCGCCGCGCAGCATCATTTTCCGACCAGGGAAGAGCTTTTCCTGGCGGCCGTACGCTATGTCGGCGCGGTCCGGATGGCCGAGATCCGGCATCGCGCGGTGAGCCTTCCGCAGGACGTGCCGCGCACCGAGGCGATCATGGACCTGATCGTCGAGCTCTACACCGGACCACTTTTTCGCGCCGCCTTGCATTTGTGGGTCGCCGCGGCCGCCGAGCCGCAGATGCGCGTGGCGATCGTGGCGCTGGAATCCGAGCTGGGACGCGAATCGCATCGCGCGATGGTCGAGTTGCTGGGTGTCGACGAGGAAACTCCGGGCGTACGCGAGACCGTCCAGGCCACCTTGGACCTCGCGCGCGGCCTTGGCCTGGCCAACCTGCTGACCGACGACAGCGCGCGCCGAGCGCCGATCGTGCGCCAATGGGCACGTACGCTGGATGCGACAGTGCGCAGCTGA
- a CDS encoding enoyl-CoA hydratase family protein, with product MTDELVHYEVDRAVATITLDSPHNRNALSAQLVSELENHLATAAEDDGIRAIVLTHTGGTFCAGADLTTAGKAVGGGGAAASMLALLRSIAALPKPVIARIDGHVRAGGLGVIGSCDIVVAGPASSFAFTEVRLGLAPAVISLVTQSRMTERAASRYYLTGEKFDAAEAERIGLVTVAVADVRSETEKILAELRTCSPQGLAESKVVASRALVSTMDADGVRVQEQSARLFASEEAAEGMRAFLERRPPRWAVE from the coding sequence GTGACCGACGAACTTGTGCATTATGAGGTCGACCGTGCCGTCGCGACGATAACACTGGATTCACCGCACAATCGCAACGCACTGTCCGCACAGTTGGTGAGTGAGCTGGAAAATCATCTCGCTACCGCGGCGGAGGACGACGGCATCCGCGCGATCGTCCTGACGCACACAGGTGGCACTTTCTGTGCTGGCGCCGATCTGACAACGGCAGGCAAGGCCGTCGGAGGTGGCGGCGCGGCTGCCAGCATGCTCGCGCTGCTGCGGTCGATCGCCGCGCTGCCGAAACCGGTGATCGCGCGGATCGACGGTCACGTACGAGCCGGCGGTCTCGGCGTGATCGGCTCGTGCGACATCGTCGTCGCTGGTCCGGCGTCTTCCTTTGCTTTCACCGAAGTGCGGCTCGGCCTCGCGCCGGCGGTCATCTCGTTGGTGACGCAGTCGCGGATGACCGAGCGCGCGGCGAGCCGCTATTACCTCACCGGCGAGAAGTTCGACGCGGCGGAGGCGGAGCGGATCGGTTTGGTCACCGTCGCTGTGGCGGACGTACGCTCTGAGACCGAGAAGATCCTTGCCGAGCTGCGGACATGCTCGCCGCAAGGGCTGGCGGAGTCGAAGGTGGTCGCGAGCCGTGCGCTTGTGTCCACAATGGACGCCGATGGCGTACGCGTGCAGGAGCAGTCGGCCAGGCTGTTCGCCTCGGAGGAGGCGGCCGAAGGAATGCGAGCGTTTCTGGAGCGCCGGCCACCGCGATGGGCCGTCGAATGA
- a CDS encoding acyl-CoA dehydrogenase family protein, which produces MSFVETEERKALRSAVAELGRRYGYDYYRKKARAGEYCHELWQEAGKQGFIGVNIPEEFGGGGAGMSELSIVLEELGAAGCPLLMMVVSPAICGTVINRFGTEDQKKRYLPAIADGSFTMAFGITEPDAGSNSHRLTTTARKDGTEWVLSGQKVFISGVDVADAVLIVGRTEDAKTGKLKPVLFIVPTNAKGFERKEIDMEIVSVDRQFMLFLDDVHLPADALVGTEDAGLMQLFAGLNPERVMAAAFSSGIARHALEKAAKYVKERTVWKTPIGAHQGIAHPLAQAKIELELARLMMQKAAFLYDSGDDMAAGEAANMAKYAAAEACVKAVDQAVQSLGGNGMTAEYGVASLVTASRVGRIAPVSREMILNFVAQFSLGLPKSY; this is translated from the coding sequence GTGAGTTTCGTCGAGACCGAGGAGCGAAAGGCGCTGCGGTCCGCGGTCGCCGAGCTGGGCCGGCGCTATGGCTATGACTACTACCGGAAGAAGGCGCGGGCCGGCGAATACTGCCACGAGCTGTGGCAGGAGGCCGGCAAACAGGGCTTCATCGGGGTCAACATCCCGGAGGAATTCGGCGGTGGCGGCGCCGGCATGAGCGAGCTGTCGATCGTGCTGGAGGAGCTCGGTGCGGCCGGCTGCCCGCTGCTGATGATGGTCGTGTCGCCGGCGATCTGCGGCACGGTCATCAACCGGTTTGGCACCGAGGACCAGAAAAAGCGCTATCTGCCGGCGATCGCGGACGGCTCGTTCACGATGGCCTTCGGCATCACCGAACCGGATGCCGGCTCCAACTCGCACCGGCTCACCACCACCGCGCGCAAGGACGGGACGGAATGGGTGCTGTCCGGCCAGAAGGTGTTCATCTCCGGAGTTGACGTGGCCGACGCGGTGTTGATCGTCGGCCGGACAGAGGACGCCAAAACCGGCAAGCTCAAGCCCGTGCTGTTCATCGTGCCGACCAACGCGAAGGGCTTCGAACGCAAGGAAATCGACATGGAGATCGTGTCGGTGGACCGGCAGTTCATGCTTTTCCTGGACGACGTGCACCTGCCGGCGGACGCGTTGGTCGGCACCGAGGACGCCGGACTGATGCAGCTTTTCGCCGGCCTGAATCCCGAACGCGTGATGGCGGCCGCGTTTTCCTCCGGGATCGCCAGGCACGCGCTGGAAAAAGCCGCCAAGTATGTCAAGGAGCGTACGGTCTGGAAGACGCCGATCGGCGCGCACCAGGGCATCGCGCATCCGTTGGCGCAGGCCAAGATCGAGCTGGAGCTGGCGCGGCTGATGATGCAGAAGGCGGCCTTCCTCTATGACAGCGGCGACGACATGGCGGCCGGTGAGGCGGCCAACATGGCGAAGTACGCGGCAGCCGAGGCCTGCGTGAAGGCGGTCGACCAGGCCGTGCAGTCGTTGGGCGGCAACGGAATGACGGCGGAGTACGGTGTCGCGTCGCTGGTCACCGCGTCGCGCGTCGGCCGCATCGCGCCGGTGAGCCGCGAGATGATCCTCAACTTCGTGGCGCAGTTTTCGCTCGGCCTGCCCAAGTCGTACTAA
- a CDS encoding acetyl/propionyl/methylcrotonyl-CoA carboxylase subunit alpha: MPITTVLVANRGEIARRVFHTCSSLGVATVAVFSDADAGSPHVREADTAVQLAGNAATDTYLHVDALIAAAKQSGADAVHPGYGFLSENAAFARAVEDAGLVWIGPPAAAIDAMGSKIASKELMAKAGVPVLDRLDPADVRPADLPVLIKASAGGGGRGMRIVRDLTDLPAELTAAAAEAASAFGDGSVFCERYLPTGRHIEVQVMADAHGTVWAMQERECSIQRRHQKIIEETPSPLVSTVPRMREKLLEAAVAAARAIDYRGAGTVEFLATDDGEFFFLEMNTRLQVEHPVTECVHGVDLVRAQLRIANGEPLGEMPPASGHAIEARLYAEDPSADWQPQTGALHRFGLARPAAQFELWRHGLRLDSGVESGSEVGIFYDPMLAKVIAYQPARADAATALAGVLRKATIHGVGTNRDLLVRVLTSPDFLAGQTRTDFLDRHPEVFQPLLEGEEARLAALAAALADAAANRRDPETPIGWRNVVSAPIEKKYDDFVVSYQMTRDGLAAAGYPDVELVEATSDAAVLTVGGLRRHFAVARYGDLRCVDSAAGSAQLHRIGRFATPGAEAVAGSLTAPMPGSIVRLAAAAGDRVRAGQPLLWLEAMKMEHQVNAPVDGVLEQLSVHVGQQVDIGAVLAVVRAEESGS, from the coding sequence ATGCCGATCACGACGGTCCTGGTGGCCAACCGCGGTGAGATCGCGCGGCGCGTCTTCCATACGTGCTCTTCGCTCGGTGTGGCGACGGTCGCGGTGTTTTCCGATGCCGACGCTGGCTCGCCGCACGTACGTGAGGCGGACACTGCCGTACAACTGGCAGGAAACGCAGCCACGGACACGTATCTGCACGTGGATGCGTTGATTGCCGCGGCGAAGCAGTCCGGCGCGGACGCGGTGCATCCTGGTTATGGCTTCCTGTCGGAAAACGCGGCGTTCGCGCGGGCGGTCGAGGACGCCGGCCTGGTGTGGATCGGTCCGCCGGCGGCCGCGATCGACGCGATGGGTTCGAAAATCGCGTCGAAGGAGCTGATGGCGAAGGCTGGCGTGCCGGTGCTCGACCGGCTCGATCCCGCTGACGTGCGGCCGGCGGATCTGCCGGTGCTGATCAAGGCGTCTGCCGGCGGCGGTGGCCGGGGCATGCGGATCGTACGCGATCTGACGGATCTGCCGGCCGAGCTGACGGCGGCTGCTGCCGAGGCGGCATCGGCTTTCGGCGACGGCAGCGTGTTTTGCGAGCGCTATCTGCCGACCGGCCGGCACATCGAGGTGCAGGTCATGGCCGACGCGCACGGCACCGTGTGGGCCATGCAGGAGCGCGAGTGCTCGATCCAACGGCGGCACCAGAAGATCATTGAGGAAACGCCGTCGCCGCTGGTGTCAACTGTGCCGCGGATGCGCGAGAAACTGCTCGAGGCGGCGGTCGCGGCGGCCAGGGCGATCGACTATCGCGGCGCCGGCACGGTCGAGTTTCTGGCCACCGACGACGGCGAGTTTTTCTTTCTGGAGATGAACACGCGGCTGCAGGTCGAGCATCCGGTCACCGAATGCGTGCACGGCGTTGATCTCGTACGCGCGCAGCTGCGGATCGCCAACGGTGAGCCACTCGGCGAGATGCCGCCGGCCAGCGGCCATGCGATCGAAGCGCGGCTCTATGCCGAGGATCCGTCCGCCGACTGGCAGCCGCAGACCGGTGCGCTGCATCGCTTTGGTCTGGCGCGGCCGGCGGCGCAGTTCGAGCTGTGGCGGCACGGCCTGCGGCTGGATTCCGGTGTGGAGAGCGGATCCGAGGTCGGCATCTTCTACGACCCGATGCTGGCGAAGGTGATCGCGTATCAGCCGGCACGTGCCGACGCGGCCACGGCTTTGGCCGGTGTGCTGCGAAAAGCCACGATTCACGGCGTCGGGACAAACCGCGATCTGCTCGTACGCGTGCTGACCTCTCCGGACTTTCTCGCCGGCCAGACACGCACCGACTTCCTCGACCGGCATCCGGAGGTTTTCCAGCCGTTGTTGGAAGGCGAAGAGGCAAGGCTCGCGGCTCTCGCCGCCGCTCTCGCGGATGCCGCGGCAAACCGCCGAGATCCGGAGACACCGATCGGCTGGCGCAACGTCGTGTCAGCGCCGATCGAAAAGAAATACGACGATTTCGTTGTGTCATATCAGATGACGCGTGACGGCTTGGCGGCTGCTGGCTATCCGGATGTTGAGCTGGTCGAGGCGACGTCCGATGCGGCCGTGCTGACCGTTGGCGGCCTGCGGAGGCACTTCGCGGTCGCGCGCTATGGCGACCTGCGATGTGTCGACTCGGCGGCGGGGTCGGCGCAGTTGCACAGAATCGGCCGCTTCGCCACGCCTGGCGCGGAGGCCGTCGCCGGCTCGCTCACGGCGCCGATGCCGGGATCGATCGTCCGGCTGGCGGCCGCCGCCGGCGACCGCGTACGTGCCGGACAGCCGCTGTTGTGGCTGGAGGCGATGAAAATGGAGCACCAGGTCAACGCGCCGGTCGACGGCGTGCTCGAGCAACTGTCCGTCCACGTTGGACAGCAGGTGGACATCGGGGCCGTGCTGGCCGTCGTACGCGCGGAGGAGAGCGGATCGTGA
- a CDS encoding acyl-CoA carboxylase subunit beta, with translation MTVLESQVDVASEAYAANREAMLAKLAEVDAEHAKAVAGGGPKYVDRHRKRGKLLARERIELLIDEDSAFLELSPLAAWGTQYAVGGSIVTGVGTISGVECVVVAHDPTVRGGSSNPYTGRKVRRAMQIAEENRLPLVNLVESGGADLPAQKEIFIPGGQLFRDLTRLSAAGIPTIAVVFGNSTAGGAYVPGMCDHVVMINERSKVFLGGPPLVKMATGEDSDDESLGGASMHARISGLADYFAVDEADGLRIARRIVARLNWRKQGPAPAARIAPRYSADDLLGIVPVDLKTPFDPREVIARIVDDSDFDEFKPLYGASLVTGWARVHGYPIGVLANARGILFSEESQKAAQFIQLANQSDTPLLFLHNTTGYMVGASYEQGGIIKHGAMMINAVSNSKVPHLSILMGASYGAGHYGMCGRAYDPRFLFSWPSAKSAVMGPQQLAGVLSIVARASAEAKGMPYSDENDAAMRAAVENQIEAESLAMFLSGWVYDDGVIDPRDTRTILGLCLSAIHNGPVRGADGFGVFRM, from the coding sequence ATGACCGTGCTCGAGTCCCAGGTGGACGTGGCGTCCGAGGCGTACGCGGCCAACCGCGAGGCGATGCTGGCCAAGCTCGCCGAGGTGGACGCCGAGCACGCCAAGGCGGTCGCCGGCGGCGGACCGAAATATGTGGACCGACACCGAAAACGCGGAAAGCTCCTGGCGCGTGAGCGGATCGAGCTGTTGATCGACGAGGACAGCGCGTTTCTCGAACTGTCGCCCCTTGCCGCTTGGGGGACGCAATACGCTGTCGGCGGCAGCATCGTCACCGGTGTCGGGACGATCTCTGGTGTCGAGTGCGTCGTGGTGGCACACGATCCGACTGTGCGCGGTGGTTCCAGCAACCCCTACACCGGCCGGAAAGTCCGCCGTGCCATGCAGATCGCCGAGGAAAACCGGTTGCCGCTGGTCAACCTGGTGGAGTCAGGCGGCGCCGATCTGCCGGCACAGAAGGAGATCTTCATCCCCGGTGGTCAGCTTTTCCGTGATCTGACCAGGCTTTCCGCGGCGGGCATTCCGACGATCGCCGTCGTCTTCGGCAACTCGACGGCCGGCGGCGCGTACGTGCCGGGGATGTGCGACCACGTCGTGATGATCAACGAACGGTCCAAGGTCTTCCTTGGCGGACCTCCGTTGGTGAAGATGGCGACCGGCGAGGACTCCGACGACGAGTCGCTCGGCGGCGCGTCGATGCACGCGCGCATATCGGGCCTGGCCGACTATTTCGCGGTCGACGAAGCGGACGGCCTGCGGATCGCGCGGCGGATCGTGGCGCGGCTCAACTGGCGCAAGCAGGGTCCGGCACCAGCGGCGCGGATCGCGCCGCGCTATTCGGCCGACGATCTGCTCGGCATCGTGCCGGTGGACCTGAAGACGCCGTTCGATCCGCGGGAGGTGATCGCGAGGATCGTCGACGACTCGGATTTCGACGAGTTCAAGCCGTTGTACGGCGCCAGCCTGGTGACCGGATGGGCGCGCGTGCACGGCTATCCAATCGGCGTCCTGGCCAACGCGCGCGGCATCCTTTTCAGTGAGGAGTCGCAGAAAGCCGCGCAGTTCATCCAGCTCGCGAACCAGTCCGACACGCCCTTGTTGTTTCTGCACAACACAACCGGCTACATGGTCGGAGCGAGTTACGAGCAGGGTGGCATCATCAAACACGGTGCGATGATGATCAACGCGGTGTCCAACAGCAAGGTGCCACACCTGTCGATCCTGATGGGGGCGTCCTACGGTGCCGGCCATTACGGCATGTGCGGCCGCGCGTACGATCCACGCTTCCTGTTTTCCTGGCCGAGTGCCAAATCCGCGGTGATGGGTCCGCAGCAGTTGGCCGGTGTGCTGTCCATTGTGGCCAGAGCTTCCGCGGAAGCCAAAGGCATGCCATACAGCGACGAGAACGACGCGGCGATGCGCGCCGCGGTGGAGAACCAGATCGAGGCCGAGTCGCTGGCGATGTTCCTGTCCGGCTGGGTTTACGACGACGGCGTGATCGATCCGCGGGACACCAGGACGATTCTCGGCCTGTGTCTGTCGGCGATCCACAATGGACCGGTACGCGGAGCCGACGGCTTCGGCGTCTTCAGGATGTGA
- a CDS encoding acyl-CoA dehydrogenase family protein, which translates to MVALSAPRHSGGVAVTTDERQALAETVRKFVTSRVLPELDAWEAAGEVPRELHREAGDLGLLGASFPEAVGGGGGDLLDSVTISEEILGAGGSGGLIAALLTCGIALPHIVSAGDQRQIERWVRPTLAGELIGSLAITEPDGGSDVAALRTTARRDGEFYVVNGSKTFITSGCRADFVTTAVRTGGPGAHGISLLVIEKGTPGFKVSKKLAKMGWLCSDTAELSFADVRVPAANLVGAENTGFYQLAEHFLTERISLAVQAYAAAQRALDLTVQWCRLRETFGRPLISRQVVQHTLTEMAQRIDVARTYVREIARRHVAGETDLIAQVCFAKNTAVATGSWVVDQAVQLHGGMGYLRESEVERHYRDMKILDIGGGAAQIMTGLAARRLGYTS; encoded by the coding sequence ATGGTTGCGCTCTCGGCACCTCGACATTCCGGAGGTGTTGCTGTGACGACCGACGAACGGCAGGCTTTGGCCGAGACCGTACGGAAGTTCGTCACGTCGCGGGTCCTGCCAGAGTTGGACGCATGGGAAGCGGCCGGCGAGGTGCCGCGCGAGCTGCACCGCGAGGCCGGCGATCTGGGGTTGCTCGGCGCGTCATTTCCAGAAGCCGTCGGCGGTGGTGGCGGCGACTTGCTGGACTCGGTCACCATCAGCGAGGAAATTCTCGGCGCCGGTGGCAGTGGCGGACTGATCGCCGCGCTGCTCACCTGCGGAATTGCCTTGCCACACATCGTTTCCGCCGGTGACCAGCGACAGATCGAGCGTTGGGTCAGGCCAACGCTGGCCGGTGAGCTCATCGGCTCGCTGGCCATCACCGAGCCGGACGGCGGGTCGGATGTCGCGGCACTGCGTACGACCGCGCGGCGTGACGGTGAGTTCTACGTTGTCAACGGCAGCAAAACCTTCATCACCTCCGGCTGTCGCGCCGACTTCGTCACGACCGCCGTGCGCACCGGCGGTCCTGGCGCGCACGGAATTTCACTTCTGGTGATCGAAAAAGGCACACCTGGCTTCAAAGTGTCGAAGAAGCTGGCGAAAATGGGATGGTTGTGCTCGGACACAGCCGAGCTCTCGTTCGCCGACGTACGCGTGCCGGCAGCGAACCTGGTCGGTGCCGAGAACACCGGCTTCTATCAGCTGGCCGAACACTTCCTGACCGAGCGGATTTCGTTGGCGGTGCAGGCGTACGCGGCCGCGCAGCGCGCTCTCGACCTGACCGTCCAGTGGTGCCGGCTGCGCGAGACCTTCGGCCGGCCACTGATCTCTCGGCAGGTTGTCCAGCACACGCTGACCGAGATGGCGCAGCGGATCGACGTGGCACGCACGTACGTGCGCGAGATCGCGCGGCGGCATGTCGCCGGCGAGACCGACCTGATCGCTCAGGTGTGTTTCGCCAAGAACACGGCCGTCGCCACTGGCAGCTGGGTGGTGGACCAGGCCGTCCAGCTGCACGGCGGCATGGGATATCTGCGTGAGTCCGAAGTGGAGCGGCACTACCGAGACATGAAGATCCTGGACATCGGCGGCGGTGCCGCGCAGATCATGACCGGCCTCGCGGCGCGGCGGTTGGGATACACGTCATGA
- a CDS encoding acyclic terpene utilization AtuA family protein — protein sequence MTAGEVLRIGNASGFYGDRFSAVREMLTGGPLDVLTGDYLAELTMLILGRDRMADASLGYAKTFLRQMEESLGLALDRGVRVVTNAGGLNPAGLAAKLHELVDRLGVSASVAYVDGDDLLARGEELGFGKPLTANAYLGGFGIAECLRAGADIVVTGRVTDASLVVGPAVARFGWTQGDHDALAGAVVAGHVIECGPQATGGNFSGFRGHDVRRPSFPVAEVHADGTSVITKHDGTGGLVTVDTVTAQLLYEIGGPRYANPDATARFDTIRLSQVDTDRVRISGVRGEPPPPTLKVCLNTLGGFRNQVEFVLTGLDIEAKADLVQAQLTDTLAAAPPAEVRWTLARTALPDGETEEQASTLLRCVVKDINPDKVGRAFSGAAVELALASYPGFFVTAPPGKASPYGVYTAAYVDVDAVPHTAILPDGSRVSVAAAKETLPLADLAEPPLPAELTGPTRRAPLGMVADARSGDKGGSANVGLWVHSDEAWRWLVRAVTVEELKRLLPEAAELPVSRYVLPNLRALNFVVDGLLGQGVASQARFDPQAKGLGEWLRSRHLDIPEVLL from the coding sequence ATGACGGCTGGGGAAGTGCTGCGGATCGGCAACGCGTCGGGTTTCTACGGCGACCGCTTCTCGGCCGTACGCGAGATGTTGACCGGCGGTCCGCTCGACGTGCTGACCGGCGACTATCTCGCCGAGCTGACCATGCTGATCCTCGGCCGCGACCGGATGGCCGACGCCAGCCTCGGCTATGCCAAGACTTTCCTGCGACAGATGGAAGAGTCGCTCGGTTTGGCGCTGGATCGGGGCGTACGCGTCGTGACCAACGCCGGCGGCCTCAATCCCGCCGGACTGGCCGCGAAACTCCATGAACTGGTCGACCGGCTCGGCGTGTCGGCTTCGGTGGCGTACGTCGACGGTGACGACCTGCTCGCGCGCGGTGAAGAACTCGGCTTCGGGAAACCATTGACCGCCAACGCGTATCTCGGCGGCTTCGGCATCGCCGAGTGCCTGCGCGCCGGCGCGGACATCGTCGTCACCGGCCGGGTGACCGACGCGTCGCTCGTCGTCGGTCCGGCGGTGGCGAGATTTGGCTGGACGCAAGGCGATCACGACGCGCTGGCCGGGGCGGTGGTGGCCGGTCACGTGATCGAGTGCGGTCCGCAGGCGACCGGCGGCAACTTCTCCGGCTTTCGCGGCCACGACGTACGCCGGCCGAGTTTTCCGGTCGCCGAGGTGCATGCCGACGGCACGAGCGTGATCACCAAGCACGACGGCACCGGTGGTCTGGTCACCGTGGACACGGTGACCGCGCAGCTGCTGTATGAGATCGGCGGCCCGCGCTATGCCAATCCGGACGCCACCGCTCGGTTCGACACCATCCGACTGTCCCAAGTGGACACTGACCGCGTGCGGATCAGTGGCGTACGCGGCGAGCCGCCACCGCCGACCCTCAAGGTCTGCCTGAACACCCTCGGTGGTTTCCGCAACCAGGTCGAGTTTGTGTTGACCGGCCTGGACATCGAGGCCAAGGCCGACCTGGTGCAGGCGCAGCTGACCGACACGTTGGCGGCGGCGCCGCCGGCCGAGGTGCGGTGGACGCTGGCGCGTACGGCCCTGCCGGACGGCGAAACCGAGGAGCAGGCGAGCACGCTGCTTCGGTGTGTGGTCAAGGACATCAATCCCGACAAGGTCGGACGAGCCTTCAGCGGAGCGGCGGTGGAGCTCGCGCTGGCCAGCTATCCGGGCTTTTTCGTGACCGCGCCGCCGGGGAAGGCCTCGCCATACGGTGTCTACACGGCGGCGTACGTCGACGTGGACGCCGTGCCACACACCGCGATTTTGCCTGATGGATCAAGGGTTTCGGTGGCCGCCGCCAAGGAGACGTTGCCGTTGGCCGATCTCGCCGAGCCACCGCTGCCGGCGGAATTGACCGGACCGACGCGGCGCGCGCCCCTCGGCATGGTGGCGGATGCGCGCAGCGGCGACAAGGGCGGATCGGCCAATGTCGGCCTCTGGGTCCACTCGGACGAGGCCTGGCGTTGGCTCGTACGCGCGGTGACCGTCGAGGAACTCAAGCGGCTGCTGCCAGAAGCGGCAGAGCTGCCGGTTTCGCGTTACGTGCTGCCGAATCTGCGCGCGTTGAACTTCGTGGTCGACGGCCTGCTCGGCCAAGGCGTGGCGTCACAGGCGAGGTTCGACCCGCAGGCCAAGGGACTCGGCGAATGGTTGCGCTCTCGGCACCTCGACATTCCGGAGGTGTTGCTGTGA
- a CDS encoding PLP-dependent aminotransferase family protein: MEPIELTERLGRWSSGRGPLYLLLAARMRELIDEGELPAGEPLPADRVLAGALAVGRTTVVAAYEQLRVDGRIVRRQGSGTKVTGDPRPVATTTAAPMFLYHLEKQDDETILFACAAPDEPPQEVADAYALVASRLREIRRDIGYFPAGRPELREAIAQRYSRRGVPTEPADVLVTNGGQQALSLLARAFVRPGDRVVLEAPTYPGALETLREQAPVFRALPPGLPGFRGVVGKERPALAYVIPTFHNPTGFVLSTLERQRLAAEAEAAGVPLVADDVPADLAFPGEQTPPLMTGAAVINLGSLSKSVWGGLRIGWIRAPAPLIARLARIRAVQDIGGDTPAQLAAAEIFHRLDEICARRAPELQRRHDALVEDLSDALPEWHVPAVRGGQTLWVRLPCGDGDSFAQAAMRHGVAVLAGSGLDVSGASADRIRLHFRLPAEVQADAVRRLAAAWRTYRPPDIAVPGRAALAV; the protein is encoded by the coding sequence ATGGAGCCAATCGAGCTGACCGAGCGATTGGGCCGCTGGTCGTCCGGCCGCGGCCCGCTCTACCTGTTGCTCGCTGCGCGGATGCGCGAGCTCATTGACGAGGGCGAGCTGCCGGCCGGCGAACCGCTGCCGGCGGACCGCGTGCTCGCCGGTGCGCTGGCGGTCGGCCGCACGACGGTTGTCGCCGCGTACGAACAGTTGCGCGTCGACGGCCGGATCGTGCGGCGGCAGGGGAGTGGCACGAAGGTGACCGGCGATCCGCGGCCGGTCGCGACCACCACCGCGGCACCAATGTTTCTCTATCACCTGGAAAAGCAGGACGACGAGACGATCCTGTTCGCCTGCGCCGCGCCCGACGAGCCGCCGCAGGAGGTCGCCGACGCGTACGCGCTGGTCGCCTCGCGACTGCGTGAGATTCGGCGCGATATTGGCTATTTTCCGGCTGGCCGTCCTGAGCTGCGCGAGGCGATCGCGCAGCGATACAGCCGCCGCGGCGTGCCGACCGAGCCGGCCGACGTGCTGGTGACCAACGGCGGCCAGCAGGCACTTTCGTTGCTGGCGCGCGCCTTCGTACGTCCCGGTGATCGCGTTGTCCTGGAGGCACCGACCTATCCCGGCGCGTTGGAGACGTTGCGCGAGCAAGCGCCGGTGTTTCGCGCGCTTCCCCCTGGCCTGCCCGGCTTCCGTGGCGTGGTGGGAAAAGAGCGGCCGGCGCTGGCGTACGTCATCCCGACTTTCCACAATCCGACCGGTTTCGTGCTGTCGACGTTGGAACGGCAGCGCCTTGCCGCCGAGGCCGAGGCCGCCGGTGTGCCGCTGGTCGCCGACGACGTGCCGGCCGATCTGGCTTTTCCTGGCGAACAAACGCCGCCGCTGATGACCGGCGCCGCGGTGATCAACCTGGGTTCGCTGAGCAAGTCGGTCTGGGGCGGCCTGCGGATCGGCTGGATCCGCGCGCCGGCCCCGCTGATCGCCAGGCTGGCCAGGATCAGGGCTGTGCAGGACATCGGCGGTGACACGCCGGCGCAGCTCGCCGCGGCGGAGATTTTCCATCGCCTAGACGAAATCTGTGCCCGACGTGCACCGGAGCTGCAGAGGCGTCATGACGCGCTGGTCGAGGACCTGAGCGACGCTCTGCCAGAGTGGCACGTGCCGGCCGTACGCGGCGGCCAGACGCTCTGGGTCCGGTTGCCTTGCGGCGACGGGGATTCCTTCGCGCAGGCGGCGATGCGGCACGGCGTGGCGGTGCTGGCCGGCTCCGGCCTGGACGTGTCCGGCGCGAGCGCGGACCGGATCCGGTTACATTTCCGGCTGCCGGCCGAGGTTCAGGCCGACGCCGTACGCCGTCTGGCCGCCGCGTGGCGCACCTATCGGCCACCGGACATCGCCGTGCCGGGTCGCGCGGCACTGGCCGTCTAG